The Georgenia sp. TF02-10 genome window below encodes:
- a CDS encoding VOC family protein: protein MATAIFVNLPTTDLDRSKAFFTGIGWRLDPNFTDDNAACVVIDENIYLMVLTREFFATFTDKPIVDPRTSIQVETALSCDSRADVDAFIDRVVAAGGTEHRTAQDYGPMYSRDFEDPDGNLFSMIWMDPVAAEQGWDSAEAQQPAADSQGADG from the coding sequence ATGGCGACCGCAATCTTCGTCAACCTGCCCACCACCGACTTGGACCGGTCGAAGGCGTTCTTCACCGGCATCGGCTGGCGGCTGGACCCGAACTTCACCGACGACAACGCGGCCTGCGTCGTCATCGACGAGAACATCTACCTGATGGTGCTCACCCGCGAGTTCTTCGCCACCTTCACCGACAAGCCGATCGTCGACCCCCGCACCTCCATCCAGGTGGAGACCGCACTGAGCTGCGACAGCCGGGCGGACGTCGACGCGTTCATCGACCGGGTCGTCGCGGCCGGCGGCACCGAGCACCGCACGGCGCAGGACTACGGCCCCATGTACTCCCGTGACTTCGAGGACCCGGACGGCAACCTCTTCAGCATGATCTGGATGGACCCGGTCGCCGCCGAGCAGGGCTGGGACTCGGCCGAGGCCCAGCAGCCGGCGGCGGACTCCCAGGGGGCGGACGGCTAG
- a CDS encoding HAD family hydrolase: MELPPDLLDAEVMAFDVDGTLAGADHLVSDRTLRALAALDAAGVEPVVITGRIAADAAQILHDAGVEGFAIASGGAVTVDTRTGERLRVATMDPAEVRGLVDLALARGVEPILFTAEEMVLVEGSPAYPYLAAVTAGAEPVQVPAADLPTTGITKAMLFGQAADVDALGPVVAARFPRMTRSMDWSWEMSAAGADKWAALAAVLDRLGVPPVRAAGVGDGDNDLVWLAEVGTPVAVANARPAVKALARLEIGDHGADAVAELIEALVAARSRRAG, translated from the coding sequence GTGGAGCTGCCCCCCGACCTGCTCGACGCCGAGGTGATGGCCTTCGACGTCGACGGCACGCTGGCCGGGGCGGACCACCTCGTCAGCGACCGCACGCTGCGGGCGCTGGCCGCGCTCGACGCCGCCGGTGTCGAGCCGGTGGTGATCACCGGGCGCATCGCGGCCGACGCGGCGCAGATCCTGCACGACGCCGGCGTCGAGGGCTTCGCCATCGCCTCCGGCGGCGCGGTCACCGTGGACACCCGCACCGGGGAGCGGCTGCGGGTGGCGACGATGGACCCGGCCGAGGTGCGGGGGCTGGTGGACCTGGCCCTGGCGCGGGGCGTGGAGCCCATCCTCTTCACCGCCGAGGAGATGGTGCTGGTCGAGGGCAGTCCGGCCTACCCGTACCTGGCGGCGGTCACCGCCGGGGCCGAGCCGGTGCAGGTGCCCGCGGCGGACCTGCCGACGACGGGCATCACCAAGGCGATGCTGTTCGGGCAGGCGGCCGACGTCGACGCCCTCGGGCCCGTCGTCGCCGCGCGCTTCCCGCGGATGACCAGGTCGATGGACTGGTCCTGGGAGATGAGCGCGGCCGGCGCGGACAAGTGGGCGGCGCTCGCCGCGGTGCTGGACCGGCTCGGGGTGCCGCCGGTCCGGGCGGCCGGCGTGGGCGACGGCGACAACGACCTGGTCTGGCTGGCCGAGGTCGGCACGCCGGTCGCCGTCGCCAACGCCCGACCGGCCGTCAAGGCGCTGGCCCGGCTGGAGATCGGCGACCACGGCGCGGACGCCGTCGCCGAGCTCATCGAGGCGCTGGTCGCCGCGCGGAGCCGTCGGGCCGGGTGA